The following are from one region of the Methanoculleus caldifontis genome:
- a CDS encoding COG1361 S-layer family protein has product MTVESYLPGDGRRRCPGLLVLLALLCALAPAASAGPADVTVTTVAVDPPVLMRGDTGTLTVVIQNNGAEIVDVRSARLYGNGVVAASDPYPAVGELGPGVVKTFTFTVRADGGEGTFYPTFVLDFRDGGSLRYPVPVRVEDTPLSASVVAKPDAFVEGRTAHITVRVGNPRPNAASGVQVVPAGTNFTVVPAGGAFVGSLPPDGTATVLFNLTPAAETDVTFQVVWRNGINTHTADLVLPVVFGEDRREADLIITNIEVVPAAGDGYRIAGDVMNAGLRPARSVLVSPGPPATPIDPFRVYVVGTLDPDDISTFEVTFRADSGTNEVPVVVEYRDDDGNRYTTSIPVSLVNRTAEDGGAAGVPVAAAVAVVLALLAAAAAIWYYRRRRR; this is encoded by the coding sequence ATGACGGTCGAAAGTTACCTGCCCGGAGACGGCAGGAGGAGATGCCCGGGCCTGCTGGTCCTGCTCGCCCTGCTATGCGCCCTCGCGCCCGCGGCCTCTGCCGGTCCGGCGGATGTCACCGTGACCACCGTGGCCGTCGACCCGCCGGTCCTGATGCGCGGCGATACCGGGACGCTCACGGTCGTGATCCAGAACAACGGCGCCGAGATCGTCGACGTCAGGAGCGCCCGGCTCTACGGCAACGGGGTCGTGGCCGCGAGCGACCCCTATCCGGCGGTCGGGGAGCTCGGTCCCGGCGTCGTGAAGACGTTCACCTTCACCGTCCGGGCGGACGGCGGGGAGGGGACGTTCTACCCCACGTTCGTCCTTGACTTCCGCGACGGCGGCAGCCTCCGCTACCCGGTCCCTGTCCGGGTCGAGGACACCCCGCTCAGCGCATCGGTGGTCGCGAAGCCCGACGCCTTCGTCGAAGGCCGGACGGCGCACATCACCGTCAGGGTGGGTAACCCGCGCCCGAACGCCGCATCAGGCGTCCAGGTCGTCCCGGCCGGGACGAACTTCACCGTCGTCCCGGCCGGCGGCGCGTTCGTCGGCAGCCTCCCGCCCGACGGCACGGCGACCGTCCTCTTCAACCTGACCCCGGCGGCGGAGACGGACGTCACGTTCCAGGTGGTCTGGCGCAACGGCATCAATACCCATACCGCCGATCTCGTCCTGCCGGTCGTGTTCGGCGAGGACCGGCGCGAGGCCGACCTGATCATCACCAATATCGAGGTCGTGCCCGCCGCCGGGGACGGCTACCGGATCGCGGGCGACGTCATGAACGCCGGGCTCCGTCCCGCGCGGTCGGTCCTCGTCAGCCCCGGTCCCCCGGCGACACCCATCGACCCCTTCCGCGTCTATGTCGTCGGGACGCTCGACCCCGACGACATCTCCACGTTCGAGGTGACGTTCCGGGCAGATAGCGGCACGAACGAGGTCCCGGTCGTCGTCGAGTACCGGGACGACGACGGCAACCGCTATACGACGTCGATCCCCGTCTCGCTCGTGAACCGGACCGCGGAGGACGGCGGTGCCGCGGGAGTGCCTGTCGCCGCCGCCGTCGCCGTAGTCCTTGCGCTCCTCGCCGCTGCGGCGGCGATCTGGTATTACCGGAGAAGGCGGCGATGA
- a CDS encoding ABC transporter ATP-binding protein, which translates to MSGEPIIRFEDVSKIYRLPAGDLTALDHVSLTVEPGEFIAVMGPSGSGKSTLLNMMGCLDVPTTGRIYLAGQDISGLGDDDLTRLRRDRIGFVFQQFNLIPLLSAVENVEFPIVLTTGRAESRRRAEEVLAAVDLSASHFTHKPGELSGGQQQRVAIARALVNDPDLLLCDEPTGNLDSKTGTAIMDLLAEENREGKTIVMVTHDPRVAEYARRTIRIVDGRIA; encoded by the coding sequence ATGAGCGGCGAGCCCATCATCCGGTTCGAGGACGTCAGCAAGATCTACCGCCTCCCGGCCGGCGATCTCACGGCGCTCGACCACGTCTCCCTCACCGTGGAGCCCGGCGAGTTCATCGCCGTGATGGGACCGTCGGGATCCGGGAAATCGACGCTCTTAAACATGATGGGCTGCCTCGACGTCCCGACCACGGGGAGGATCTACCTTGCCGGCCAGGACATCTCCGGGCTCGGCGACGACGACCTCACCCGGCTCCGGCGGGACCGGATCGGATTCGTCTTCCAGCAGTTCAACCTCATCCCGCTTCTCTCGGCGGTCGAGAACGTCGAGTTCCCGATCGTCCTCACCACCGGCCGGGCCGAGAGCCGTCGTCGGGCCGAGGAGGTCCTCGCGGCCGTGGATCTCTCCGCATCGCACTTCACCCACAAGCCCGGCGAGCTCTCGGGCGGCCAGCAGCAGCGGGTGGCGATCGCCCGGGCGCTCGTCAACGACCCCGACCTCCTCCTCTGCGACGAACCGACCGGGAACCTGGACTCGAAGACCGGGACCGCGATCATGGACCTCCTCGCGGAGGAGAACCGGGAGGGCAAGACGATCGTCATGGTCACCCACGACCCGCGGGTCGCGGAATACGCCCGCCGCACGATCCGGATCGTCGACGGGAGGATCGCGTGA
- a CDS encoding ABC transporter permease, with translation MLFSFAARNLRRHWIRSSLSIIGIIIGVVAIASLGIMGNSINLLVANVITDVGDTVVITPHTAIGGTFAGDPRTAVDAAIPAREVEEIRRAANPHRTIPVLQGADEVEFGRGESGYAQIIGLASEDIPFLLDLAEGQYPRQNQPGALVGTHLAREYGISPGSRIAIGGENVRVAGVLAERGFAADINPDYAVVVPDGWYENHFGAGRGYSMVIVRVGDVNQIDAVKEAVESRLNRRDEVVDIFDSREMLRQYEEIYQQITVFLVGIGGISLLIAAVNILNVMYISVAERIREIGVMRSIGILRQDILRMFLYEALILGLVGSLVGGIMSAAAGYLISVAAVEVFTAGTTFGENFTVLDLSAAGYIVFGMAFGIGTSIAAGFYPAWRASQLSPIEAMRQK, from the coding sequence ATGCTTTTTTCGTTCGCGGCAAGGAACCTGCGGCGGCACTGGATCCGCTCGTCGCTCTCGATCATCGGGATCATCATCGGCGTCGTCGCGATCGCCTCCCTCGGCATCATGGGCAACAGCATCAACCTCCTCGTCGCGAACGTCATCACGGACGTCGGGGACACCGTCGTGATCACGCCCCATACCGCGATCGGCGGGACCTTCGCAGGAGACCCGCGGACGGCGGTGGACGCCGCCATCCCCGCCCGCGAGGTCGAGGAGATCCGGCGGGCGGCAAACCCGCACAGGACGATCCCGGTGCTCCAGGGGGCCGACGAGGTGGAGTTCGGCCGCGGCGAGAGCGGGTACGCCCAGATCATCGGGCTTGCGTCGGAGGATATCCCCTTCCTCCTCGACCTCGCAGAGGGGCAGTATCCCCGGCAGAACCAGCCCGGAGCGCTCGTCGGGACCCACCTCGCCCGGGAGTACGGTATAAGCCCCGGCTCGAGGATCGCGATCGGGGGCGAGAACGTCCGGGTTGCCGGCGTCCTCGCGGAGCGCGGGTTTGCCGCCGATATAAACCCGGATTACGCGGTTGTCGTGCCCGACGGCTGGTACGAGAACCATTTCGGGGCAGGGCGCGGCTACTCGATGGTCATCGTCAGGGTCGGCGACGTGAACCAGATCGACGCCGTGAAGGAGGCGGTGGAGAGCCGGCTCAACCGGCGCGACGAGGTGGTGGACATCTTCGACTCCCGCGAGATGCTCCGGCAGTACGAGGAGATCTACCAGCAGATCACGGTCTTCCTCGTCGGGATCGGGGGTATATCCCTCCTCATCGCCGCCGTCAACATCTTAAACGTCATGTACATCTCGGTCGCCGAACGGATCCGGGAGATCGGGGTCATGCGGAGCATCGGCATCCTCCGGCAGGATATCCTCCGGATGTTCCTCTATGAAGCGCTGATCCTCGGCCTCGTCGGGAGCCTCGTCGGGGGGATCATGAGCGCAGCCGCCGGCTACCTGATCAGCGTCGCCGCGGTCGAGGTCTTCACGGCCGGGACGACCTTCGGCGAGAACTTCACGGTCCTCGACCTCAGCGCGGCGGGGTACATCGTCTTCGGGATGGCGTTCGGTATCGGGACAAGCATCGCCGCCGGGTTCTACCCGGCGTGGAGAGCCTCGCAGCTCTCCCCGATCGAGGCGATGCGGCAGAAGTGA
- a CDS encoding ABC transporter permease, whose amino-acid sequence MLFLSLALRNLRRHRVRSVLATVGIIIGVVAIASLGIVGASLSALVGGMVADVSDTVLVTPHLAISSGDPFDPRNTLAARISDETVRLVERAAGQHRVIPMILASDRVRIRDTEGYVTVYALQSDDIPFLIEREAGLYPQARSPGVMVGALLAEEFDLHPGSRIEVGGESVRVAGVAAERGMGIDINPDYALIVTEEWYAARHGSQEYSRVVVKVGDLAAIEGVKDAIDQQVNRRRDVVDVLDSREILELYYETFDAINIFLLGIGAVSLFVASVSILNVMIISVTERTAEIGLMRSIGVTRRQVLLMFLYESLILGVAGSLVGGIISVAVGYYVSASVAEFFTDFAVSGSAGMLGPAVAGYVAFGMAFGVAASIVAGLYPAWSAAQKNPIEALRYE is encoded by the coding sequence ATGCTGTTCCTGAGCCTCGCGTTGCGCAACCTCCGGCGGCACCGGGTTCGCTCGGTCCTCGCAACGGTCGGAATCATCATCGGCGTCGTCGCGATCGCCTCCCTCGGCATCGTGGGGGCCAGCCTCTCGGCGCTTGTCGGGGGGATGGTCGCCGACGTGAGCGACACCGTCCTCGTCACCCCGCACCTCGCGATATCGAGCGGCGACCCCTTCGACCCCCGGAACACCCTTGCGGCACGCATCTCCGACGAGACCGTGAGACTGGTGGAGAGGGCCGCCGGGCAGCACCGGGTCATTCCCATGATCCTCGCCTCGGATCGGGTCCGGATCCGGGATACGGAGGGCTATGTCACGGTCTACGCCCTGCAGTCAGACGACATCCCCTTCCTGATCGAGCGGGAGGCGGGCCTCTACCCGCAGGCACGGTCGCCGGGAGTGATGGTGGGCGCGCTCCTCGCCGAAGAGTTCGACCTGCACCCTGGCAGCCGTATCGAGGTCGGCGGGGAGAGCGTCCGCGTCGCGGGGGTCGCGGCGGAGCGGGGGATGGGGATCGACATCAACCCCGATTACGCCCTCATCGTCACGGAGGAGTGGTATGCGGCGCGGCACGGCTCTCAGGAATACAGCCGGGTCGTCGTGAAGGTCGGCGATCTCGCGGCGATCGAGGGGGTGAAGGACGCTATCGACCAGCAGGTCAACCGCAGGAGGGACGTCGTGGACGTCTTAGATTCGCGTGAGATCCTGGAGCTCTACTATGAGACCTTCGACGCCATCAACATCTTCCTCCTCGGTATAGGGGCAGTCTCCCTCTTCGTGGCGAGCGTGAGCATCTTAAACGTCATGATCATCTCGGTCACGGAGCGGACGGCGGAGATCGGCCTGATGCGGAGTATCGGGGTGACGAGGCGCCAGGTTCTCCTCATGTTCCTCTACGAAAGCCTGATCCTCGGCGTCGCGGGGAGCCTCGTCGGCGGGATCATCAGCGTGGCCGTCGGCTATTACGTCAGCGCCTCCGTAGCCGAATTCTTCACGGACTTCGCCGTATCGGGGAGCGCCGGCATGCTCGGTCCCGCGGTGGCCGGGTACGTCGCCTTCGGAATGGCGTTCGGGGTGGCGGCGAGCATCGTCGCCGGGCTTTACCCCGCGTGGAGCGCCGCGCAGAAGAACCCGATCGAGGCGCTCCGTTACGAGTGA
- a CDS encoding MarC family protein, translated as MDLIAEVAGFVGFSLVAIASITAVMNPASTTAVYTALTDGMSKSDRRDIIHTSMKIAFIVLAFFALTGQLIFSIFNITVPAFQIAGGILLISVATGMLSARREAYPTESLENIAIVPLAFPLSCGPGTITTVILLASGPEGLVGLVAVFAGIIVALAISYVGMLYGPRIFALIGEAGLRVVPRLMAIIVLAIAIQFIINGVAAAMPQLLANFAPAG; from the coding sequence ATGGATCTGATCGCCGAGGTAGCCGGGTTTGTAGGGTTCAGTCTGGTCGCGATCGCCTCGATCACCGCGGTGATGAACCCGGCCTCTACGACCGCCGTCTACACGGCGCTCACGGACGGGATGAGCAAGAGCGATCGCCGGGATATCATCCATACGTCGATGAAGATAGCCTTCATCGTGCTCGCCTTCTTCGCTCTCACCGGGCAGTTGATCTTCTCGATCTTCAACATCACCGTCCCGGCGTTTCAGATCGCCGGCGGCATCCTCCTTATCAGTGTGGCGACCGGGATGCTCAGCGCAAGACGCGAGGCGTATCCGACCGAGAGTCTCGAGAACATCGCCATCGTCCCGCTGGCCTTCCCGCTCTCGTGCGGTCCGGGGACGATCACGACGGTGATCCTGCTCGCATCGGGCCCGGAGGGTCTCGTGGGCCTCGTCGCCGTATTTGCGGGGATCATCGTGGCGCTCGCCATCTCCTATGTGGGGATGCTGTATGGCCCCCGGATCTTCGCCCTCATCGGAGAGGCCGGGCTCCGGGTCGTCCCGAGACTGATGGCGATCATCGTCCTCGCCATCGCTATCCAGTTCATCATCAACGGCGTTGCTGCGGCGATGCCCCAGCTGCTGGCAAACTTCGCTCCCGCAGGCTAA
- a CDS encoding phosphatase PAP2 family protein, producing MADLQIAFIQEVQGGAAWLEGPARLFSLLGLPALYLLVIAYFYWCRDPRLGLRLALLMGISGGINEAFKVAFHLPRPYWVCPEVRALESYPSFGLPSAHAQGAASFWGLLAVEARARWFLVLAAAMIFCIGGSRVVLGVHYPLDVVAGWGFGLLVLAGFLALEKPVGRRVAALPLSGQVLAAFAGSLVLALASFAALASLGDWEVPASWAAGALDRSGEAIHPLALLDAVTASGLFFGFAAGAAAEHRRGSICAATGGSVRLLRYTFGIAVAGAIWFGLGLFVPPEPLSAAYVLQYLRAATAGAWVSFGAPAAFAHSDVFRDRA from the coding sequence ATGGCCGATCTCCAGATCGCGTTCATCCAGGAAGTCCAGGGCGGGGCGGCGTGGCTCGAGGGGCCCGCCCGGCTCTTCTCGCTCCTCGGACTGCCGGCGCTCTACCTCCTCGTCATCGCGTACTTCTACTGGTGCCGGGACCCGCGCCTCGGCCTCCGCCTGGCCCTCCTCATGGGGATATCGGGCGGGATAAACGAGGCGTTCAAGGTTGCGTTCCACCTCCCCCGCCCCTACTGGGTCTGCCCGGAGGTCCGGGCGCTCGAGAGTTACCCCTCGTTCGGCCTGCCCTCCGCTCACGCCCAGGGAGCGGCGTCGTTCTGGGGACTTCTGGCCGTCGAGGCCCGGGCGAGGTGGTTCCTGGTCCTCGCGGCCGCGATGATCTTCTGTATCGGAGGGTCGCGTGTCGTCCTCGGCGTCCACTACCCTCTCGACGTCGTCGCGGGCTGGGGGTTCGGCCTCCTCGTCCTCGCCGGGTTCCTCGCCCTCGAGAAGCCGGTGGGCCGCCGGGTCGCCGCTCTTCCGCTATCTGGGCAGGTGCTCGCCGCGTTCGCGGGCTCCCTTGTCCTGGCACTGGCCTCGTTTGCCGCCCTCGCGTCCCTCGGCGACTGGGAGGTCCCTGCGTCCTGGGCCGCGGGAGCGCTCGATCGGTCCGGGGAGGCGATCCACCCGCTCGCCCTCCTTGACGCCGTGACGGCGTCCGGGCTCTTCTTCGGGTTCGCTGCCGGTGCGGCGGCGGAGCACCGCCGGGGGAGCATCTGCGCCGCGACCGGAGGATCCGTCCGCCTGCTCCGCTACACCTTCGGGATCGCCGTGGCGGGAGCGATCTGGTTCGGGCTCGGCCTCTTCGTCCCGCCCGAACCCCTCTCTGCCGCCTACGTCCTTCAATACCTCCGGGCCGCAACCGCCGGTGCCTGGGTCTCGTTCGGCGCCCCGGCAGCCTTTGCCCACTCAGACGTGTTCCGGGACAGAGCGTAA
- a CDS encoding NfeD family protein, whose translation MLAEGIALGWILIVVGAVLLLVEVYEPGFFIAVPATVLIILGILLLLGVDILSSPAGLIVGVVAALGAALITVWFYGRLTPGAEPPRTLSRDSLVGLEGTVVVPVDPETLKGKVRLMSTEWSARSESGEIPAGKRVIVVRSEGVHVVVKEVV comes from the coding sequence ATGCTTGCAGAGGGGATTGCCCTCGGCTGGATACTGATCGTGGTCGGGGCGGTGCTGCTCTTAGTCGAGGTCTACGAACCCGGGTTCTTCATCGCCGTCCCCGCGACGGTCCTGATCATCCTCGGGATCCTCCTCCTCCTCGGCGTCGATATCCTCAGTTCTCCTGCCGGCCTCATCGTCGGGGTCGTCGCGGCACTCGGAGCGGCATTGATCACGGTCTGGTTCTACGGCCGCCTGACGCCCGGAGCGGAGCCACCGAGGACGCTCTCGCGGGATTCGCTCGTCGGCCTCGAGGGGACGGTCGTCGTGCCGGTCGATCCGGAGACGCTCAAAGGGAAGGTGCGGCTCATGAGCACGGAGTGGAGCGCCCGATCCGAGTCCGGGGAGATCCCGGCAGGGAAAAGGGTTATCGTCGTCCGTTCCGAGGGAGTGCATGTTGTTGTAAAGGAGGTTGTGTAG
- a CDS encoding SPFH domain-containing protein, with protein sequence MLFTLDIPWTGLITIFLILVIVIIFARGVVIVQPYEQGLQIRLGRYVGRLNPGFRWVVPLITVVKKLDLRTEVMDVPKQEVITKDNSPTNVDAIVYVRVMDPEKAFFEVMNYRSATVALAQTSLRGIIGDMELDEVLYNRDVINARLRDILDRETDAWGVKVERVEIKEVDPVGAVKQAMTEQTAAERERRAAILRADGEKRAAILRSEGNRQSIILEAEGERQSKILRAEGERMSRILQAQGEAQGLRILSVGARPLDKRAITVLSLDALKKMAEGQATKIIFPFELSSVVKQAAEYLGATAESPEVPEGVELPPEDILGDIPGREAVQSAEEAVKSIETDVDVEMQMKSRDLIGKEGGD encoded by the coding sequence ATGCTATTTACCCTGGATATCCCGTGGACCGGCCTGATAACGATCTTTCTCATCCTCGTCATCGTCATCATCTTCGCCCGGGGCGTTGTCATTGTGCAGCCCTACGAGCAGGGGCTCCAGATCCGGCTGGGGCGCTATGTCGGGAGGCTGAACCCCGGCTTCCGGTGGGTGGTCCCTCTGATCACGGTGGTCAAGAAACTCGATCTCCGGACGGAGGTGATGGACGTCCCGAAGCAGGAGGTGATCACGAAGGACAACTCCCCGACGAACGTAGACGCGATCGTCTACGTCCGGGTGATGGATCCCGAGAAGGCCTTCTTTGAGGTGATGAACTACCGGTCGGCGACGGTGGCGCTCGCCCAGACGAGCCTGCGAGGGATCATCGGCGATATGGAACTCGACGAGGTCCTTTACAACCGGGACGTCATCAACGCCCGCCTCCGCGATATCCTGGACCGGGAGACCGACGCCTGGGGCGTGAAGGTCGAGCGGGTGGAGATCAAGGAGGTCGACCCGGTGGGCGCGGTCAAGCAGGCGATGACCGAGCAGACCGCGGCCGAGCGGGAGCGGCGTGCCGCGATCCTCCGGGCCGACGGTGAGAAGCGGGCGGCGATCCTCCGGTCGGAGGGTAACCGCCAGAGCATCATCCTGGAGGCCGAGGGCGAGCGGCAGAGCAAGATCCTGCGGGCCGAGGGCGAGCGGATGTCGCGGATCCTCCAGGCCCAGGGTGAGGCGCAGGGGCTGCGCATCCTCTCGGTCGGCGCCCGGCCGCTCGATAAGCGGGCGATCACGGTTCTCTCGCTCGACGCCTTGAAGAAGATGGCCGAGGGCCAGGCGACGAAGATCATCTTCCCGTTCGAGCTCTCAAGCGTCGTCAAACAGGCCGCCGAGTACCTCGGCGCCACGGCCGAGAGCCCGGAGGTTCCCGAAGGCGTCGAACTGCCTCCCGAGGATATCCTCGGCGATATCCCGGGCCGGGAGGCGGTTCAGAGCGCGGAGGAGGCGGTAAAGAGCATCGAGACCGACGTCGACGTGGAGATGCAGATGAAGTCGCGGGATCTGATCGGGAAGGAAGGAGGAGATTGA
- a CDS encoding ABC transporter substrate-binding protein, translated as MRSVSSAFILIILAAIVFACGCTGTQTSPAQQGEAVQEIVVGALLPLSGGFAEGGEASRVALETAAGDINDHFTAFGSDYRVGVIIEDTKTDPAVALEKLQALDKQGVRIVIGPGTSVELNATRTYADEHGIILISTMSTAPSLAIAGDNVYRFVPPDTYQADATAYCLKEEGITAIVPISRGDIWGDELEKLVAASFAKGNGTVLDGVRYVPGEKDYAGAVTDLDLQVGRAIAAHGKGKVGVYLISLDEAAAIMEAAAETKNLTEVRWYGCDGNVLLDTLVTGDAGRFAAQTKFTGPEFGQYERAVANAATVQKIQNALGRQPDGYSLASYDALWTVAMTRTQTDTTDVSKLKIALEWAAAGAGGPLCGRVQLDGAGDLATAHYTFWSVEGGGEAYRWVPVVQYDIWSVRAPPEIERIDA; from the coding sequence ATGAGATCAGTCTCATCAGCATTCATACTCATCATCCTTGCAGCGATCGTCTTTGCCTGCGGGTGCACAGGTACGCAGACTTCCCCCGCACAGCAGGGCGAAGCGGTTCAGGAGATCGTCGTAGGCGCCCTTCTGCCGCTTTCCGGCGGCTTTGCCGAGGGTGGAGAGGCGAGCCGGGTCGCCCTCGAGACGGCCGCAGGAGACATCAACGACCACTTCACCGCGTTCGGGTCGGACTACCGTGTCGGGGTGATCATCGAGGACACGAAGACCGATCCCGCAGTCGCTCTCGAAAAACTGCAGGCGCTCGATAAGCAGGGTGTCAGGATCGTCATCGGGCCCGGCACCAGTGTCGAACTGAACGCAACCCGGACCTACGCCGACGAGCATGGGATCATCCTGATCAGCACCATGAGTACGGCGCCGTCCCTCGCGATTGCGGGTGACAACGTCTACCGGTTCGTGCCGCCGGACACCTACCAGGCCGATGCGACGGCATACTGCCTGAAAGAGGAGGGGATAACGGCAATCGTGCCGATCTCGCGCGGCGACATCTGGGGCGACGAGCTGGAGAAACTTGTTGCGGCGTCGTTTGCGAAGGGCAACGGGACAGTCCTCGACGGAGTCCGGTATGTGCCGGGCGAGAAGGATTATGCCGGTGCTGTGACGGACCTCGATCTGCAGGTCGGCAGGGCTATCGCGGCGCACGGGAAGGGCAAGGTCGGGGTCTACCTGATCAGCCTCGACGAGGCTGCGGCGATCATGGAGGCGGCCGCAGAGACGAAGAACCTCACGGAGGTCCGGTGGTACGGGTGCGACGGCAACGTCCTCCTCGATACTCTCGTGACGGGGGATGCCGGCCGGTTCGCGGCGCAGACGAAGTTCACCGGCCCGGAGTTCGGACAATATGAACGTGCCGTGGCGAATGCTGCTACCGTCCAGAAGATCCAGAATGCCCTTGGACGGCAGCCCGATGGCTATAGTCTGGCCTCCTACGACGCCCTCTGGACCGTAGCCATGACTCGGACGCAGACCGACACCACGGACGTCTCGAAGTTGAAGATCGCCCTCGAATGGGCCGCAGCGGGGGCCGGGGGCCCCCTGTGCGGGCGGGTGCAGCTGGACGGCGCCGGTGACCTGGCGACCGCGCACTACACATTCTGGTCGGTAGAGGGCGGTGGTGAAGCCTACCGGTGGGTGCCGGTTGTCCAGTACGATATCTGGTCCGTCCGTGCTCCCCCTGAAATTGAACGCATCGATGCCTGA
- a CDS encoding site-2 protease family protein yields the protein MSWLQILLLLVAAYLLIAYYIRDRGLFRDHIMFFGPIMGIKTDRVGFFDWFRKFTPLLRIYATLGVVMVVLVSAFMTLALVLAVPQLLVHTPEPTGIYDPRNILAIPGVNQAIPVTAAVIIGLVLTIVIHEFGHAILARVEDMRVRSMGLLIAVIPIGAFVEPEEADVEAAKGMPKIRMFGAGITNNIVIGLACFVVMFLLVGMATPLSVPLVQGVYKDYPAADAGIPGYSIITGVNGVPVTSQEEVSAAMEGTRPGETVTLTATKDGVESTYTLTLSEWPEALGGDRDSGFMGVYYYNAPAVKEHIGNVANLGLLAPLYLTIAPIDAFIQGNTQQLAILLADTPEQVAWEEPFPFFWGTVHLIFWTGWFNLLVGMFNAIPIVPLDGGYMMREGVERVFDRLGLSRYAQRVAASISGFVTVMLILLITMPMIVAALRFVMTIG from the coding sequence ATGAGCTGGCTCCAGATCCTCCTCCTTCTCGTCGCGGCATATCTCCTGATAGCCTATTATATCCGCGACCGGGGGCTGTTTCGCGATCACATTATGTTTTTTGGTCCCATCATGGGGATCAAGACCGACCGGGTCGGCTTCTTTGACTGGTTCAGGAAATTCACACCTCTGCTCAGGATCTACGCGACGCTCGGCGTCGTCATGGTGGTGCTGGTCTCGGCCTTCATGACGCTTGCTCTCGTCCTCGCGGTCCCCCAGCTGCTGGTGCATACCCCGGAGCCGACCGGGATCTACGACCCCCGGAACATCCTCGCGATACCCGGAGTCAACCAGGCGATCCCGGTCACCGCGGCCGTCATCATCGGCCTCGTGCTCACGATCGTCATCCACGAGTTCGGTCACGCGATCCTCGCACGGGTCGAGGATATGCGGGTGCGGAGCATGGGCCTTCTTATCGCCGTCATCCCGATAGGGGCGTTCGTCGAACCGGAAGAGGCCGATGTCGAAGCGGCGAAGGGGATGCCGAAGATCCGGATGTTCGGCGCCGGAATCACGAACAACATCGTCATCGGCCTCGCCTGCTTCGTGGTGATGTTCCTCCTCGTCGGGATGGCGACGCCCCTCTCCGTCCCGCTCGTCCAGGGGGTCTACAAGGACTACCCGGCTGCCGATGCAGGCATCCCCGGCTACTCGATCATCACGGGCGTGAACGGCGTTCCCGTGACGAGCCAGGAAGAGGTCTCGGCGGCGATGGAGGGGACGCGGCCGGGCGAGACGGTCACGCTGACAGCCACAAAAGACGGCGTCGAGAGCACCTACACCCTCACGCTCTCCGAGTGGCCGGAGGCGCTCGGCGGCGACCGGGACTCCGGGTTCATGGGGGTCTACTACTACAACGCCCCGGCCGTGAAGGAGCATATCGGGAACGTCGCGAACCTCGGTCTGCTCGCGCCGCTCTACCTGACGATAGCCCCGATCGACGCCTTCATCCAGGGCAACACCCAGCAGCTCGCGATCCTCCTCGCCGACACGCCCGAGCAGGTCGCCTGGGAGGAGCCGTTCCCCTTCTTCTGGGGCACGGTCCACCTCATCTTCTGGACCGGGTGGTTCAACCTGCTGGTCGGGATGTTCAACGCCATCCCGATCGTCCCGCTCGACGGCGGCTACATGATGCGAGAAGGAGTTGAGCGTGTCTTCGACCGCCTGGGCCTGTCGCGGTATGCGCAGCGGGTTGCCGCCTCGATCAGCGGGTTCGTGACGGTGATGCTGATCCTCCTCATCACGATGCCGATGATCGTCGCGGCGCTCCGGTTCGTGATGACGATCGGGTGA
- the rnhB gene encoding ribonuclease HII, which yields MICGVDEAGKGSVLGPMVVAAVGCRAVEDLAALPIKDSKVLRPKQREEIYGVLFKEFSIAVVTIDAAGIDDCRTRMSMNECVAELHAEALMGLRPEQAYLDACDVNAERYGRTVAGHLDFPCDIVAEHRADARHKIVGAASIVAKVTRDRAIWELSQQYGKIGSGYPSDPVTIEFLRSYIREYGSPPPCARRSWKTVTNLSQTTIRDFS from the coding sequence GTGATCTGCGGGGTGGACGAAGCGGGGAAGGGCTCGGTCCTCGGTCCGATGGTGGTTGCCGCCGTCGGGTGCCGGGCGGTTGAGGACCTTGCGGCCCTCCCCATCAAGGACTCGAAGGTCCTCCGGCCGAAGCAGCGCGAGGAGATCTACGGGGTCCTCTTCAAGGAGTTCTCGATAGCCGTCGTCACCATCGACGCCGCCGGAATCGACGATTGCCGGACCCGGATGAGCATGAACGAGTGCGTGGCCGAACTCCACGCCGAGGCGCTCATGGGGCTCCGCCCCGAGCAGGCCTACCTCGATGCCTGCGACGTCAACGCGGAACGCTACGGCCGGACGGTCGCAGGACATCTCGACTTCCCCTGCGATATCGTCGCCGAGCACCGCGCGGACGCCCGCCACAAGATCGTCGGCGCGGCAAGCATCGTCGCCAAGGTCACCCGCGACCGGGCGATTTGGGAACTCAGCCAGCAGTATGGGAAGATCGGGAGCGGTTACCCCTCCGACCCGGTCACGATCGAGTTCCTCCGGTCCTACATCCGCGAGTACGGGAGCCCGCCCCCCTGCGCCCGCCGGAGCTGGAAGACGGTGACGAACCTTTCCCAGACGACGATACGGGATTTTTCATAA